In the Caballeronia sp. M1242 genome, GCGCCGAGAGCAAAGGAATATGGCAGCGCGACGCTCGTGATCCGGCGCAGCCACCACATCGCTTGTCTTGCGAGTTATCTGGAGAAAGCCACGGCGGACGGATTCATGATCGTGCTCGCGAGTTCCGATCCGGCGGTGCAAAGCGTCGCGCCTCACGGCGGCACGCGTTCGGTCTTCACGCCGAATCCGATCGCAGCGGGCATCCCCACGTCGGGCACGCCGTTTCTGATCGACATCTCGGCATCCACCGTGACGAACGGCATGACCGCGCGCCGCCATAAAGCAGGCGAACTGTTCGACGAAGCCTGCTTTCTCGATGCGGACGGACACCCTAGCCGCGATCCCGCCGTGCTCTCAGCCGAGCCGCCGGGGTCCATCCTGCCGGTCGGCGGCATGACGTGGGGACATAAGGGCTTCGGGCTGGCGCTCATGATCGAGGCGCTGACGGGCGGTCTCGCCGGTCACGGCCGGGCCGATCCGCCGGATGGCTGGGGCGCGACCGTATTTCTTTCGCTGTACGATCCCGCGGCTTTCGGCGGTCCGGCCGCGTTCGAGCGGCAAATGGACTGGATCGGCGACGCGTGTCGGGAAAATCCGCCGCGCCCGGGAACGTCGAGCGTGCGGATGCCGGGCGATCGCGGATTGGGTTTGAAGCGCGACCAGTTGCGCGACGGCGTGGTGCTGCATCCGACCATCGCGCCGGCGCTGGAAGCCTGCGCCGAGCGCTATGAGATTGCGTTTCCCGCCGCGCTCGCCGGCTAACGTATCAACGCGAGCGGGCGTCGCGGCGGTGTGCTGGGTGTGCCGTTACGCGCGCTCGTCCAGCGCGGCCGGCGGAATCGGGCCGCGCACCAGCACCCAATAGCCGATCACCGCGACGGCCGCCACGCCAGCCCCGACAAAGAGCGCGGGCTGGAACGAGTGCGACTGCTGCACGATGAAACCCGTCACCACCGGCGCCAGCGCGCCGCCGAAGTAGCCGCCGAAGTTCTGCATCGCGCCGATCGACGCCGTGCAGTTGGCAGGCGCGGCCACCGAAGCCGTCGCCCAGGCCGCGCTGCTCGACACGTAGAGCAGCAGCATCGAGATGGAGATGAACACGACCGCGAGCGTCGCGCTGTGCGTGAGGCCGGTCAGCACCGTGAACACGGCGACGCCGAAGAGCGAAGCCGCCATCGGATATTTGCGGCTATTGACCGCCGATACGCCGCGCCGCGCGAGCACGTCGCAGATCTTGCCGCCGGAGAGCGAGCCGATCACGCCGAAGAGATAGGGCACCGCCGCCACCCATCCGGACTTCGAGATGGTCAGATGGAACTCCATCTGCAGATACGTCGGCAACCACGCGTTGTAGAGCCACAAGACGTAGATGGTGCCGAAGAAGCCGAGCAGCATGCCCCACGTCGTGCCGAATTCGAAGAGGCGCCGCCATTCGCGCCACGTCGGACGGCTCTGCACTTCGCCATCGACATCCGTGAGGTAGGCGCGCTCGCGTTGCGTCAGTTCGACCTGACGCGGGTCGCGATGCACGAGGAAGAAGCACAGCGCCACGACGAGTCCGGCAATGCCCATGATGCCGAACATCCAGCGCCATCCGACGGCCAACATCACGACCGTCAGCAAAGGCGCGGAAATCGCGGTGCCGAGCGTAGACGAACTGTTCCAGATGCCGGTTGCGGCGCCCCGCTCTTTCTTGCCGAACCAGTCGCGCACGACCTTCGCGCTCGTCGGAAACTGCGGCGCCTCGCCGATGCCGAGCACCATGCGCGCGGCGAAGAACTGGCCGAAGCTCGTCACCACGCCGCCGAACGCTTGCGCCACTGACCACGTCGCGAGACTGACGGCCAGCATGATGCGCGCGCCGAAGCGGTCGACGAGCGCGCCGGCCGGCAGTTGCGCGAACGCATACGCCCACAGGAACGCCGAAAGCAGCAGGCCCATTTCGGCGACCGACAGCCCGAGGTCGTGGCGGATCAGCGGATTCGCGATGGACAGCGTGGCGCGGTCGATGTAGTTGATGACGCCGCTCAAGAGGAGCAAGGCAAGCGCGGTACGCTGGATGCGCCGGACTCGCGGCGAAGCGCGGTCGTCCGACGCGACGTACTGGGCGCCGCTCGCGTCCGTTTCCGGCACGCGCGGCGCGGTGGAGGATTGCTCCATGGGTATGTCTCCTGGATATTTGTTTTGTCGGCGAAGCCGTGTGTCGATTCCGACGCGCGCAAGGCGGCATTGGACTGAGGCACGATAAGTCGGCCTTCGTCAGAAATCCAATCACAATTCCTCGGGAACCGATTCCATTTGTTTATCGCGCGCTAGGGGCAAACCCGCGCCTCGCCGAGCGTCCTGCCGGCGTTTGCGTCGTTACAACGGTCTCAGGCGCAGGACGAATTACCGGACTCGTGCCGCTTGTCTAGCGTATCATTGCCGCGCCCCCCTCCTATTCCCCACCAGAAGGACTTCATGCATCCGCCTAAATTGGCCGGTACGCCGCTCGACGCGTATCACGTCTGCGCGTTCTTCAACAGCCGCGACGAAGAGTACGCAACGCTCAATCCTTTCTTCAAGGAGGCGGTCGAAAATGGCGAAAAGGTCATGCATATCATCGATCCCGCTTTGATCGCCGACCATCGCGCGCGGCTCACGGCATCCGGTATCGATGCGGCGCACTGCGAGGCGTGCGGCCAGCTCGAACTCGTGCCCTGGGGCGAGGCGTATCTGAACCGCGAAGGCGTGTTCGACAAAGACCGGATGCTCGCCGCCGTCGAGCACATGACACGCACCGGCAGCGATGCGGGCTTCTCGCGTCTGCGCATCATGGGGAACATGGACTGGATATTCGCGGACATCGAGACTGCGCCGAAGCTGATCGAATACGAAGCCGAGGTCAACGAGGTGCTCGCTCGCAACCGCCAGCCGGGCATCTGCGTCTACGACATAGCGAAGCTGTCGGGCGCCATGCTGATGGACCTGCTGCGCACGCACCCGATGACGCTGATCAACGGTGTCGTGCAGGAGAATCCCTTCTTCACGCCGCCTTCGCAGATGATTCGCGAGCTTAAACAGCGTCGCAGCGCCGACGCCGCGCGGCGCGTTCGTCCGGACGCCTCGCTCGAAGAGCATGACCGCTGACAGGGCAACCGATGCGCTGTCGCGGGAAGCCGCGGAGCGCAGCCTGCGTGATCTCATGGGTCTGCTCGCGCTGCCCGCGTTATGGGCAGGGCGAGATGGCCGCACGGTCATCGAGCTGATGACCGAAGCCGTCGAGCGAATCGTGCGCCTCGACATCTGCTACGCGCACGTGCCGTTGCTGCCCGACGCCCCACCCTTCGATAGCCTGCGTCTGTCCGAAGCGCAAGCCACCGCCGATACGCGCCTCGCCTGGGAGCCCGCTATCGAAGCGTGGCGGCGCATGCCCATCGGCCCGCGAGCCGTGCTGCAGGCGACGCCGGCGGGCCCGCAACGGCTCGTGCGCATGAGCATGGGCTACACGGCCGCGCAGGGCAGCGTCTGGTTCGGCTCGGCGGATCCGTCGTTTCCCACCGTGACGGACCTCGCGTTCCTCCGCGCGGCGACCTCGCTCGCGGCCACCGGTTTGCAGGCGGCGCGGGCCGCTCACGAACGCGAAACGGCCAGCCGCGCAAAAGACGAGTTCCTTGCCATGCTCGGCCACGAGCTACGCAATCCGCTCGCGCCGATCACGACTGCGCTCGGCCTCATCCGCAAACATCGTGGCGGGACCTCGGACAAGTATCACGAGATCATCGAGCGCCAGGTGTCGCATCTGTCGCGCCTCGTCGAAGATCTGCTCGACGTGAGCCGCATCACGCGCGGCACCATCGAGCTGCATCTGGAACCCGTGCGCATCGGGTCGGTGCTGACGCGGGCGATCGAGGCCGCGAGTCCGCTGATCGAGCAGCGCGGCCAAACGTTGTCGCTCTCCGTAACGGACGACGGCGCGTTGATCTCCGCGGACCTCACGCGGCTCACGCAGGTCTTCGGCAATCTGCTCAACAACGCGGCGAAATACACGGATGCAGGCGGCGCCATCCGCGTCGAAGCCGTGACGCGCGCGACGGAGATCGTCGTGTCCGTGTCCGATAACGGCGCCGGCATCAGCGACGAACTGATGCCCCGCCTCTTTACCATCTTCGAGCAGGGGCGAACCACCATCGACCGCGCGAAAGGCGGATTGGGGATCGGCCTTGCGCTGGTGAGGAATCTCGTCGAACTGCACGGCGGTACGGTGACCGCAACGAGCGAGGGGCCGGCCAAAGGTTCCACCTTCGTCGTGACGCTGCCGACTGCCCCGCATGCGCTCGCGCCGGTAGACCCGTTGCCGTACGGGCAAGCGCTTCCCGACGGCAACGGCGTGCGCGTGCTGCTCGTCGACGACAACGAAGACGGTCTTTTGGCGATGGAAGCGTTTCTCACCGAGATCGGATTCGATGTCGCAACGGCGAGCCTGCCGGAGACGGGCCTCAGAGTGGCGGCGGAGTTTCGCCCGGCGTTCGCCGTGCTGGATATCGGCTTGCCGGGCATGGACGGCTATCAGTTGGCCGGGGCGCTGCAACGGCAACTCGGCGCTCACGCGCCGCGCCTTTTCGCGTTGACCGGCTATGGCCAGCCAGAAGACCGCAAGCGCTCCGCGGACGCCGGCTTCGAGCGTCACTTCGTGAAGCCGGTGCCGCTCATGGATCTCGCGGAGGCGCTGCGCGTCATCGACTGACGCACTCGCGGCCCGTTACGCTTCGTTTTCGGGGAAATCCGCGCCCACCGTCGTCTTTTCCCACGTGTCGAAGTCGCGCTTGAGCATGTCGAGCTTCTTGCGCGCCAGTTCCAGCGCGGTCTTGCCGAGCAGCAGACGCAGCGGCGGCGTATCGGCAGTCGCGGCTTCGATAATGGCGTGCGCCGCGCGCACCGGATCGCCCGCCTGATTGCCGCTACGAGCCGCTGTCTGCTTGCGGCGCTCGCCCGCGGTCGCCGCATAGTCGGCGATTTCGGTCGCCGAAGACTTGATCGACGGCCCCGCCCAGTTGGTCCTGAACGGGCCGGGTTCGACGATCATCACGTCGATGCCGAGCGGCTTCAGTTCCGTCGCGAGCGATTCGGATATGCCTTCCACCGCGTACTTCGTGCCGTGGTAGTAGCCTGTCGCGGCGAAGCTGGCGAGCCCGCCGATGGACGACACGTTGATGACGATGCCGCTTTTCTGCGCCCGCATGACGGGCAGAACCGCTTTGGTCATATCGACGAGACCGAACACATTGGTTTCAAACATGTCGCGCACCACGTCGTCTTCGCCTTCTTCGATCGCCGCAAGGTAGCCGTAACCCGCGTTATTCACGAGCGCGTCAATGCGGCCGAAGCGCTGCATCGTCTGCTCGACGGCGTTCTTGATCTGTTCGCGGTTCTGCACGTCGAGCGGCAGGACGATCGCGCGATCTTCATGCCCTTCGACGATGTCCTGCACCTTCGACGGATCACGGGCCGTCACGACCGCGCGCCAGCCGCGTTCGAGCACCGCGTTCGCCAATTCGCGGCCGAAGCCCGTTGAACAGCCGGTAATCAGCCAGACGGGATTGTCCCGGTTCATCATGTCCAGACTCCTTTCAGATGGAAAGTTTCGATGGAAGCGTTCGATGAAGACAGCAGAAGAGTCGAGCATGCGACGGAAGTTCATCGCCGCGCATGTCGGGTAAGAGCCGAATTCATTCTAGCGGCGGTCGCGGATTAACGCAGGGATCATGCCGGGCGGGTAATGTTGTCTGTCTCCATAATCGTTAGTATGTCTATCTATTCGCGGTCAGTCGATCGCTCGCATCGAACCTGAACGAAGTCTTCGATAGATGTATGCTCGATAGGTTGAACTCACGGCTTTGCGCGGAGGCATCCGTCTTGCGATCAAGCCCGCGAGCAGCGCCATCAACCGCCGTGCATGCCGCACGCGGCTTTCGTTAGAATGAATTGAATCCCCTATTTCTGCCAGTGCAGGAGGCAAGCGTGTCAGGTTTACTCCCCGATGTGGACCCCGAGGGACTCCTCGAATATTCAGTCGTTTTCACCGACCGGTCACTCAATCACATGTCGCAGCGCTTTCAGGGCGTCATGCGCGACATCTCGGCCTTGCTCAAACAGGTCTATCACGCGCATTCGGCCGTCGTGGTTCCCGGTAGCGGGACCTTCGGCATGGAAGCCGTCGCGCGTCAGTTCGCGACGAACAAGAAGTGTCTCGTCATTCGCAACGGCTGGTTCAGTTACCGCTGGACGCAGATATTCGACATGGGCAGCATTCCGTCCGAGTCCGTCGTGCTGAAGGCGCGTCCCGTGCAGCAAGGCAGGCAGGTCCCGTATGCGCCGCCGCCTGTCGATGAAGTCGTCGCGGCCATCGCCGAGCACAAGCCGGATCTGGTCTTTGCCCCGCATGTCGAAACGGCATCCGGCGTGATGCTTCCCGACAGTTACTTGCGTGCCGTGTCGGACGCAGTGCATGCCGTCGGAGGCATGTTCGTGCTGGATTGCATCGCCTCCGGCACCGTGTGGGTCGATATGCAGGCAAGCGGCATCGACGTCCTGCTTAGCGCGCCGCAAAAAGGATGGAGTGCGTCGCCGTGCTGCGCGCTCGTGATGCTCAGTCCTCTCGCGCGCGAACGGATCGAAGCGACGACGAGCACCAGCTTCGCCTGCGACCTGCGCAAGTGGTTGCAGATCATGGAAGCCTACGAGAAAGGTGGCTTTGCCTATCACGCCACGATGCCCACGGACAGCCTCGAA is a window encoding:
- a CDS encoding aminotransferase class V-fold PLP-dependent enzyme — encoded protein: MSGLLPDVDPEGLLEYSVVFTDRSLNHMSQRFQGVMRDISALLKQVYHAHSAVVVPGSGTFGMEAVARQFATNKKCLVIRNGWFSYRWTQIFDMGSIPSESVVLKARPVQQGRQVPYAPPPVDEVVAAIAEHKPDLVFAPHVETASGVMLPDSYLRAVSDAVHAVGGMFVLDCIASGTVWVDMQASGIDVLLSAPQKGWSASPCCALVMLSPLARERIEATTSTSFACDLRKWLQIMEAYEKGGFAYHATMPTDSLETLRDAMKEAESYGFDKVRAEQLELGQRVRALLAEKGFKSVAPEGFEAPGVVVSYTDDDGIRSGQKFADAGLQVAAGVPLMCDEPDDFKTFRIGLFGLDKLNGIDAAVARVARALEQIV
- a CDS encoding hybrid sensor histidine kinase/response regulator, translating into MTADRATDALSREAAERSLRDLMGLLALPALWAGRDGRTVIELMTEAVERIVRLDICYAHVPLLPDAPPFDSLRLSEAQATADTRLAWEPAIEAWRRMPIGPRAVLQATPAGPQRLVRMSMGYTAAQGSVWFGSADPSFPTVTDLAFLRAATSLAATGLQAARAAHERETASRAKDEFLAMLGHELRNPLAPITTALGLIRKHRGGTSDKYHEIIERQVSHLSRLVEDLLDVSRITRGTIELHLEPVRIGSVLTRAIEAASPLIEQRGQTLSLSVTDDGALISADLTRLTQVFGNLLNNAAKYTDAGGAIRVEAVTRATEIVVSVSDNGAGISDELMPRLFTIFEQGRTTIDRAKGGLGIGLALVRNLVELHGGTVTATSEGPAKGSTFVVTLPTAPHALAPVDPLPYGQALPDGNGVRVLLVDDNEDGLLAMEAFLTEIGFDVATASLPETGLRVAAEFRPAFAVLDIGLPGMDGYQLAGALQRQLGAHAPRLFALTGYGQPEDRKRSADAGFERHFVKPVPLMDLAEALRVID
- a CDS encoding MFS transporter; translated protein: MEQSSTAPRVPETDASGAQYVASDDRASPRVRRIQRTALALLLLSGVINYIDRATLSIANPLIRHDLGLSVAEMGLLLSAFLWAYAFAQLPAGALVDRFGARIMLAVSLATWSVAQAFGGVVTSFGQFFAARMVLGIGEAPQFPTSAKVVRDWFGKKERGAATGIWNSSSTLGTAISAPLLTVVMLAVGWRWMFGIMGIAGLVVALCFFLVHRDPRQVELTQRERAYLTDVDGEVQSRPTWREWRRLFEFGTTWGMLLGFFGTIYVLWLYNAWLPTYLQMEFHLTISKSGWVAAVPYLFGVIGSLSGGKICDVLARRGVSAVNSRKYPMAASLFGVAVFTVLTGLTHSATLAVVFISISMLLLYVSSSAAWATASVAAPANCTASIGAMQNFGGYFGGALAPVVTGFIVQQSHSFQPALFVGAGVAAVAVIGYWVLVRGPIPPAALDERA
- a CDS encoding oxidoreductase — translated: MMNRDNPVWLITGCSTGFGRELANAVLERGWRAVVTARDPSKVQDIVEGHEDRAIVLPLDVQNREQIKNAVEQTMQRFGRIDALVNNAGYGYLAAIEEGEDDVVRDMFETNVFGLVDMTKAVLPVMRAQKSGIVINVSSIGGLASFAATGYYHGTKYAVEGISESLATELKPLGIDVMIVEPGPFRTNWAGPSIKSSATEIADYAATAGERRKQTAARSGNQAGDPVRAAHAIIEAATADTPPLRLLLGKTALELARKKLDMLKRDFDTWEKTTVGADFPENEA
- a CDS encoding Ldh family oxidoreductase, with the protein product MNTPVRYSADELQAFARRLFTKAGMEDVKAQAVARTLVDGDLMGHDTHGLALLPGYIREIENGAMTCAGEPEVVSDRRASVLWDGRRLPGPWLVLSGIDTLAPRAKEYGSATLVIRRSHHIACLASYLEKATADGFMIVLASSDPAVQSVAPHGGTRSVFTPNPIAAGIPTSGTPFLIDISASTVTNGMTARRHKAGELFDEACFLDADGHPSRDPAVLSAEPPGSILPVGGMTWGHKGFGLALMIEALTGGLAGHGRADPPDGWGATVFLSLYDPAAFGGPAAFERQMDWIGDACRENPPRPGTSSVRMPGDRGLGLKRDQLRDGVVLHPTIAPALEACAERYEIAFPAALAG
- a CDS encoding MEDS domain-containing protein, coding for MHPPKLAGTPLDAYHVCAFFNSRDEEYATLNPFFKEAVENGEKVMHIIDPALIADHRARLTASGIDAAHCEACGQLELVPWGEAYLNREGVFDKDRMLAAVEHMTRTGSDAGFSRLRIMGNMDWIFADIETAPKLIEYEAEVNEVLARNRQPGICVYDIAKLSGAMLMDLLRTHPMTLINGVVQENPFFTPPSQMIRELKQRRSADAARRVRPDASLEEHDR